The following are encoded together in the Flavobacterium sp. TR2 genome:
- a CDS encoding DUF6428 family protein, whose translation MKLSEIKELLKTVEAVNFELPNGTFVPEYFHVTEVGLVTKNFIDCGGTVRKETVVNFQLWDANDYEHRLKPQKLIHIIELSEKVLGIEDNEIEVEYQNNTIGKYDLDFNGKNFTLLNKQTACLAQEQCGIPSDKPKVKLSQLNADNANSCTPGGGCC comes from the coding sequence ATGAAACTTTCAGAAATTAAAGAATTGCTTAAAACAGTTGAGGCTGTGAATTTTGAGTTGCCAAATGGCACATTTGTACCAGAATACTTTCATGTAACGGAAGTAGGCTTGGTTACCAAAAACTTCATTGACTGCGGTGGAACAGTAAGAAAAGAAACTGTTGTAAACTTCCAGCTTTGGGATGCCAATGATTATGAGCATAGGCTTAAACCTCAGAAACTGATCCACATCATCGAACTTTCGGAGAAAGTATTGGGAATTGAAGACAATGAAATTGAAGTGGAGTACCAAAACAATACTATAGGGAAATACGATTTGGATTTTAACGGCAAAAACTTCACTCTGCTTAATAAACAGACAGCCTGCCTTGCTCAAGAGCAGTGCGGAATCCCATCAGACAAGCCTAAAGTAAAATTATCTCAGTTAAATGCAGACAATGCTAATTCATGCACTCCTGGCGGAGGATGCTGCTAA
- a CDS encoding GNAT family N-acetyltransferase: MEIRNLLAEDWDQVKKIYQQGMDTGNATFQTNAPSWEDWDQSHLKSCRIVMEEDRKIIGWAALTPISSRCVYAGVAEVSVYVDPAHSGKGIGLALLNELVRQSEKEGIWTLQAGIFPENTASLRIHEKAGFRTLGIREKIGKQNGIWRDTVLLERRSSIII, encoded by the coding sequence ATGGAAATAAGAAATCTTTTAGCCGAAGACTGGGATCAAGTAAAAAAAATATACCAACAAGGAATGGATACTGGCAATGCCACTTTTCAGACCAACGCACCATCATGGGAAGATTGGGATCAGTCACATCTTAAGTCTTGCCGAATTGTAATGGAAGAAGATCGTAAAATAATCGGATGGGCTGCCCTTACCCCTATTTCTTCACGCTGCGTTTATGCAGGAGTTGCAGAAGTAAGCGTATATGTCGATCCTGCACATTCTGGAAAAGGAATCGGACTTGCCCTTTTAAATGAACTTGTCCGACAGAGCGAAAAAGAAGGAATATGGACACTTCAGGCAGGGATTTTTCCTGAGAATACTGCAAGTCTTCGCATCCATGAAAAAGCAGGCTTCAGGACACTTGGAATAAGGGAAAAAATTGGAAAACAGAATGGTATCTGGAGAGATACTGTACTTCTTGAAAGAAGAAGCTCTATTATTATTTAA
- a CDS encoding low molecular weight phosphatase family protein: MLYPQIENTVKSFDFKQISEDRKAVLQPLIDFIQTKVHSKLETRLNLICTHNSRRSHLSQVWAQTAAAYYGIKNVSCYSGGTEATALFPMAAETLKDSGFNIKTLSEGSNPIYSIKYSADELPVIGFSKPYDDDFNPESGFVAIMTCSQADGGCPFIAGAEKRIPITFEDPKISDGTPQQKETYLERSLQIGTEMFYVFSQIKK; this comes from the coding sequence ATGTTATACCCACAAATTGAGAATACCGTTAAATCATTTGATTTTAAGCAGATCTCCGAAGATCGCAAAGCAGTCCTGCAGCCATTAATCGACTTCATTCAGACTAAAGTTCACAGTAAGCTGGAAACCAGATTAAACCTAATCTGCACGCACAATTCCAGAAGAAGCCACTTATCGCAGGTTTGGGCGCAGACTGCGGCCGCCTATTACGGCATCAAAAACGTTTCATGCTATTCAGGAGGAACCGAGGCTACCGCCCTTTTCCCAATGGCAGCGGAGACTTTGAAGGATTCAGGATTCAACATCAAAACCCTTTCAGAGGGATCAAACCCTATTTATTCCATAAAATATTCAGCTGATGAACTTCCTGTTATCGGTTTTTCAAAGCCCTATGATGATGATTTCAATCCTGAAAGCGGATTCGTCGCAATAATGACCTGCTCGCAGGCCGACGGCGGATGCCCGTTTATAGCAGGCGCTGAGAAAAGAATCCCGATTACTTTTGAAGATCCAAAAATCTCTGACGGAACGCCTCAGCAGAAAGAAACTTATTTGGAGCGCAGCCTGCAGATAGGAACTGAAATGTTTTATGTATTCTCACAAATAAAAAAATAA
- a CDS encoding response regulator transcription factor: MKTNSKKKILIVDDHLLFSQSLELLIKSFGDYDVIERFENGKVFIDYLEEHNSVDVDLILLDVNMPVLDGLSTMKWLKDNRPDLKVIALSVNDDEEIIIKMITNGAKGYLLKDTSPEIFKEAIECVVEKGFYFTELVSGMLINKVNSDNKKISLKEKEIVFIKHACTEMTYKEIASEMCLSPKTIDGYRESLFDKLEIKTRIGLVLYAIKHKIVFV; this comes from the coding sequence ATGAAGACTAATTCTAAAAAAAAGATACTAATTGTAGACGACCATTTGCTTTTTTCCCAGTCTCTAGAACTGCTGATTAAAAGTTTTGGCGATTATGATGTTATAGAACGTTTTGAAAACGGGAAAGTATTTATAGACTATCTCGAAGAGCATAACTCTGTTGATGTTGATTTAATTTTATTGGATGTAAATATGCCTGTCCTCGACGGATTAAGCACCATGAAATGGCTTAAAGACAATAGGCCTGATTTAAAAGTAATTGCTTTGTCTGTGAATGATGATGAAGAAATTATCATTAAAATGATTACAAACGGAGCAAAAGGTTATCTGCTGAAAGACACTTCGCCTGAAATTTTTAAAGAGGCGATTGAATGCGTTGTAGAAAAGGGCTTTTATTTTACCGAACTAGTTTCTGGAATGCTGATCAATAAAGTCAATAGCGATAACAAAAAGATCAGCTTAAAAGAAAAAGAAATTGTTTTTATCAAACACGCCTGCACCGAAATGACGTATAAGGAAATCGCGTCTGAAATGTGTTTGAGCCCAAAGACCATTGACGGCTATAGAGAATCGCTTTTTGATAAACTCGAAATAAAAACCCGAATCGGATTGGTGCTTTATGCCATTAAGCATAAAATTGTTTTTGTTTAA
- a CDS encoding sensor histidine kinase, with translation MERKEIQLLVISLGIVFFTLVVIVLVIFFYFLKKRNKFLVEKMEADLYFQSELVKTRIEIKDQTLSEISKELHDNIGQIISVAIMQLNICISSKNVQINELKDLKAVLAKSLDELRILSRIINKDNLLQNNFLEAIQQDLERIKKLKKIKFNFNQIGTVPAISEEHELIIYRIFQEALHNSLKHSRSDLFDVHIETTDSLFILKLKDFGIGYDIKKSNSGIGLNNMKLRAKLIGAHLILNSDNTGTSVTIEYPLTQDHED, from the coding sequence ATGGAGCGAAAAGAAATACAACTATTAGTTATTTCCTTAGGTATTGTCTTCTTTACCTTAGTCGTTATTGTACTTGTCATTTTCTTCTATTTCTTGAAGAAAAGAAACAAGTTTTTAGTAGAAAAAATGGAAGCCGATTTGTATTTCCAGTCCGAATTGGTAAAAACTAGGATTGAAATAAAAGACCAGACTCTATCTGAAATCAGCAAAGAGCTGCACGACAATATCGGACAGATTATTTCGGTTGCCATAATGCAGCTTAATATTTGCATCAGCAGTAAAAATGTACAAATTAATGAACTCAAAGATTTAAAAGCTGTTCTCGCAAAATCTTTAGATGAACTAAGAATCCTCTCGCGGATTATAAACAAGGACAATCTTCTTCAAAATAACTTTCTCGAAGCTATTCAACAGGATTTGGAACGAATTAAGAAACTGAAAAAGATCAAATTCAATTTTAATCAAATTGGAACTGTTCCAGCAATAAGTGAAGAGCACGAACTCATTATTTACAGAATTTTCCAAGAAGCGCTTCACAACAGCTTAAAACATTCCAGAAGCGATTTGTTTGATGTTCATATTGAAACGACCGATTCTCTTTTTATTTTAAAATTAAAAGACTTCGGAATCGGATACGACATCAAAAAGTCAAATTCAGGAATCGGATTAAACAATATGAAATTAAGAGCCAAACTCATTGGCGCTCATCTAATCTTAAACTCAGACAATACTGGAACCAGTGTAACCATCGAATATCCTTTAACCCAAGACCATGAAGACTAA
- a CDS encoding ArsR/SmtB family transcription factor produces the protein MGATKTDHFTESQNELAVLAKALGHPARIAIMEYLLKVDACICGDIVNELPLSQPTVSQHLKELKNAGLIKGSIEGNSICYCINEPGLEKIKGFFEHISNHLAKKRNECC, from the coding sequence ATGGGAGCAACAAAAACAGATCACTTTACAGAAAGCCAGAATGAGCTGGCTGTTTTAGCCAAAGCGTTAGGGCATCCTGCGCGTATCGCTATTATGGAATATTTATTAAAAGTAGATGCCTGCATCTGCGGAGATATTGTAAACGAACTTCCACTCTCGCAACCTACGGTTTCGCAGCATCTTAAAGAATTAAAAAATGCAGGGCTGATTAAAGGAAGTATCGAAGGAAATTCAATTTGCTACTGCATCAACGAACCTGGACTCGAAAAGATAAAAGGATTCTTTGAGCATATATCAAATCATCTTGCCAAAAAAAGAAACGAATGCTGCTAA
- a CDS encoding adenine phosphoribosyltransferase encodes MKIENYIRDIQGFPKEGILFKDITPLLINPEARTNCLRILVNSLENQKIDKVAGAESRGFFFGMLLAQELNAGFVPVRKPKKLPFETISASYELEYGVDSLEMHTDAIKKGDRVLIHDDVLATGGTAKAVCELVEKLGGEIVQCNFLMELTFLNGREKIKKYPVFAALTY; translated from the coding sequence ATGAAGATTGAAAATTATATACGTGATATTCAGGGATTTCCAAAAGAAGGAATTTTGTTTAAAGATATCACACCTTTGCTAATTAACCCTGAAGCGCGAACAAATTGCTTAAGAATTTTGGTAAACTCTTTAGAAAATCAAAAAATAGACAAAGTTGCGGGTGCCGAATCGCGTGGTTTTTTCTTTGGTATGCTGCTTGCTCAGGAATTGAATGCTGGATTTGTTCCAGTAAGGAAGCCAAAAAAGCTTCCGTTTGAGACGATTTCAGCTTCTTATGAGTTAGAATATGGAGTTGATAGTCTCGAAATGCATACTGATGCCATTAAAAAAGGAGATCGCGTTTTAATTCACGATGATGTTTTGGCTACAGGAGGAACCGCAAAAGCAGTTTGTGAATTGGTTGAGAAACTTGGGGGCGAAATCGTACAATGCAATTTCTTGATGGAACTGACTTTTCTTAACGGAAGAGAAAAAATTAAGAAATATCCCGTTTTTGCAGCTTTAACCTATTAA